The Arcanobacterium wilhelmae region GGGGCCACGAGCAGACGATGGAACTTCACTTTCGGTGCGTAGCCGGAGAGCTGATTGAACAGGCGCGTGAGATCCTGGCCCACATCCGGATCGCAAGTGAGCAGGCCGAAATCTTCGTAGCCACGAGCCGTCTTCGGGTTGTAGTTACCCGTACCCACGTGGCAGTAGCGACGCAGCCCGTCTGGCTCCTGGCGCACCACCAGCGAGAGCTTCGCATGCGTTTTGAGCCCGACGATTCCGTACACCACGTGCACGCCAGCCTGCTCAAGCTTGCGCGCCCAATCGATATTCGCCTGTTCATCGAAGCGCGCCTTGATCTCCACGACCGCGAGCACCTGTTTGCCGGCGTTTGCCGCCTTGATCAGGGCATCCACGATCGGGGAATCGCCCGACGTGCGGTAGAGGGTCTGCTTGATCGCCAGCACCTTCGGATCAGCTGCGGCTTGCTCGAGGAAGCGCTGAACTGAGGTGGAGAACGAATCGTAGGGGTGGTGGAGGAGGACCTCTTGACGATTCATCGCGTGGAAGACATCCGGGGCTGCGGAAGTTTCCCGGTCCGCCAGGCCTGCGGCGGTGACCGCCACGAACTTGCGATACTTCAGACCCGGGCGGTCTAGATCATGGATCGAGTTCAGGCCCGTGAGATCGAGCGGGGCTGGGAGGTGGAAGACATCTTCCTCGCGGATGCCCATCTCGCGCATGAGGAGCGTGAGCACATGCTCGGACATGTCCTTCGCTACCTCGAGGCGAACAGCCGCACCGAAACGACGGCGAAGTAGTTCCTTTTCCAACGCCTTGAGGAGGTTCTCTGCATCGTCCTCTTCCACCTCGAGATCCTCGTTGCGAGTGACTCGGAAAGTGGAGAACTCGAGTACTTCCATCCCCGGGAAGAGAGTATCGAGGTGTGCACCAATCACTTCTTCAAGCGGCACATAGTACGTGCGGCCGTGCTCATCGGTGGGAACATCTTCCGGATCGTAGGGACGGCCATCCGAATCCACCGCGATGAAACGCGGAAGAAGAGCCGGAACCTTGACTCGTGCGAAGAACTCCTTGCCTGTTTTCGGGTTGCGCACGATCACTGCGAGATTGAGTGAAAGGCCAGAAATGTAGGGGAAGGGATGTGCAGGATCCACGGCGAGCGGTGTCAGCACCGGGAAGATCCGACGCCGATAGAACTTGCGCATGCGATCCTTTGAGGCTTCCTCGAGCTCGTCCCAATGCTGGATCACAATACCGTTCTCGGCAAGCTTCGGCGCAATATCCTTGCGGAATACTTTCGCGTGGCGAGCCATAAGCTCCTTGGCCCGCATGTTGATCCCCTCGAGAACGCGGCGGGGGCTCAAGCCCGAAGCACTCGGCGTGGCCATCCCCATCGCGATTCGGCGCTTCAAGCCAGCCACACGGACCATATAGAACTCGTCGAGATTCGAGGCGAAGATAGCGAGGAACCAGGCGCGCTCAAGAAGCGGAAGATCGTGATCTTCCGCCTGCTGAAGCACACGCTCATTGAAGGCGAGCCAGCTCAGTTCACGGTCCGCGAAGCGACCCTGCGGCAGATCCGATTCTTGATCCTCGAGCAGACGTTCTGAGGCCTCTGCGAGCGTTTCCGTGGTAACCGACGAGCCCAGCATCGCCTTCTTCTGCTTCTCTAGCTGCTCCGGATCAGCGCCGGCGCGCCAGAATTGGGTCTCGTCGTTCGATTCAAGAGTAGGCTCGTTGTCCGCCATCGTCTCTTCCCATTCCTCGTTTCGTTACCAGAAAATCGTGTTAGTTCAGTTCGCCACCACGATAAAGTTCCGCGGCACGCAGGAACTCTTCGGAGGTGACGATCATGGCAGTCTTCCGGCGAGTCACTTCCGTAGCAAGCGGGTGCATATCGTTCTTAATCCATGCTGGCTCTACCTGCGCCAGTACTGAGGTGAGGTGAGCGGAATCTGCCAGCACCTTCCCGAAATCACCTGAGTATGCACCTTCGAACACGTTCGCCCACTCCTGGCGAACCTGATCTGGGCTCGCCTTGACCTCACGCTCACTGACCTGCTTCGCCGCGGCGAGCCGCTCACTGACAGCATCCGGGTAACGGCGAATCCACTCGCTCAAGAGGAAACCGCGCCACAGAATGCCCGGGAGGGAATCTTCTGGTGAGCGCACCCACGATTCAGCAATCACATCGATGCCCTCGGATCGGACCATTGCAAGAATACGATCATCCACTCCCGGATCATCCTCGCGAAACACCCCCGGTAGTGGCACGATGGCCTGCGCCGTGGTGTGCGCGAGTTCGGAGTTGTACGCGGTATCCGTTTCGCCTGGGATCCGCTCAATCTGTTCAGGTTCAAGCTGGGCTGGACGCCGTGGATGTGATGACATGGCTACTCCTTTGTGTTGCCCTTATTCTCTCTCACTTGCGCCCCCTCCGCGAGTGCGATTCAAAATCTGTGGATCGAAACCGCAAAAAGCGAAATTGTGGAAAACTTCCGCGCTTGCACTTCGCATATTTCGCACAGACGCGCTAAAGTGTGTAAGCGGATAATTTATCCATGGGCCTCTAGCTCAATTGGCAGAGCAGTGGACTTTTAATCCATGGGTTGTGGGTTCGAGTCCCACGGGGCCTACAGAAAAGCGGCGATTTCTCGCCGCTTTTCTCGTGTTTTCACCGTCGTCACTCAGCAATGACACCGCAATCTCACGGCCGTGCGCGAAACGCTATCGTCCCATTCTGCAACGTCCTGCGCCTTGCCCGTTCCGACGAGCCCCAGCGAATACTGCGGTTCACATGGTCAGCTTTCAGTCCAGCTCCACATCCGCGAACAGTCCCAGATGATCTGAGATCGTAAATCGGCGGGTGTGCGCATCGTGGGCAGTCACCCCGACGCCGAGGACATAGTCGAGCTGCTCCGAGGGCTCCGAGGCAGGGAAAGTCAGGCCCTCTGCCAGAAGTTTGAATTGTGGGAGTGACTCCCCCATCCACCATGGGCGCTCATCCTTTACAAGCTCCGCCGCCTTTGCAAGTAGGTGCGTGCTGATTTCATTCACGATGGAGGGCCCGGTATTCAAATCTCCAGTCAGAATCATTGCGGGAAGATTCTCACCGAGATCGGAAACACGAGCTCCACCCTCGAATGCGGGGCCGTTACTCCCCTTCACACGCGCAACGCGCGCGAATCCTGCGAGCGCAACGGCCAGCTGAACGCGAAGCGTAATCGTCGATGCCTCAAGATGGGTATTTCCGAAGATCAGCGGCTTACCCGAATCGGCCGTTTCGATATAGGTCACCCGGCGCGGTTGCTCCGGCTTGAAACGCAGGCCTGCCACATATCCCTTCTGACCGGTGCGCAACGCCCACTGCACCTTGGGCAGCTCGAGATCATGGACCCGAGTAATCGGCTTACGGGAGAGAATCGCGATGCCCGTTCCGAACGTGGTGCGGGAGAAGTGGTGGTACATCCCCAGTTCGTCGGCGAGGATCTTCGCCTGGTCGGCGAAGTTGGATCGCATGTGGAGCCGATCCGCTTCCTGAAGCGAAAGTAGGTCGAGGTTTTCCTCTGCGAGTTCCCCTGCGAGGGTAACGAGCGCCTTCGACGACGGTCGCCACCCGTCTGAAGTAGTTCCGTATTGCAGGTTGAAGGTACCGATGCGCATCTTAGCCCTCCGATCCAGAAACCGAGCCATCCTCCGCAACGAAGGTCAGGCACGCAGAGTTCATGCAGTAGCGCAAGCCGGTTGGCGTTTGGGGTGCGTCGGGAAAAACATGGCCGAGGTGCGAGCCGCAGTTTGCGCAACGAACCTCAGTGCGTGGACGCCCAGGAAGCGATGTATCCTCCACGTATTCGACAGCGTCTTTCTCATCAGGGTCGAAGAACGATGGCCATCCACAGAACGAATCGAACTTGGTTTCTGAGGTGAAGAGTTCTGCCCCGCAAGCCTTACACAGGTACATTCCGGAACGATGTTCGTTGAGGAGTGCTCCAGTGCCGGGCATCTCAGTGCCAGCGGTCCGCAGGATGTTGTATTCGAGAGGAGTGAGCTTCGCCTTCCACTCTTCTTCGCTACGTGCACCTGGATAGTTCTTCTCAGTCATGATCTGCTCCTTGCCCCGCGGAATCGCCCGCGGCATCGTCAGATTGTATCGCGGCGGGATTGCCCTTCGCCGCGATCTTGGCCTCATCGACCTTGCGGTTGCGTTCCTCGTAGGCTTCTTCACCTGGACCTGCATAGGTTTCGGCTCGTTGTTCGTTCTCAGGCGAACCAGAGAACAATGAAGCCTCGTGCCCGGGTTTCACGTTCGCGGTTGTGGTGACCGGCGAGGTGAGCGGGGTTTCTTTACTCTCACCCGCAACCGGTTCGTCCATCCGCTCCGCGATCGGGGTGCGCTTGAACTTCCCTGACGAGGCGAACTCCCGAGCCGCCTTCGCGATCGACTTTCCTCGGCTCACGCCCTTCCCCGACGACGATCCCGCCTTGTGCTCCTCTGCGCCACTCGTTTCCGACTCGGATTTCGCTTGCTCAGCCTTCTGGGCAATCGCTTCCATTTCTGTTGCCGTGAGCACACGGGTGGATTCGGAATCCTGCTGAACAAGTTCCGAAGTGGATGAAAAGTGGGGAACGGCCGGCTGCGGACGGACCGACTCAGCGTTTTTGAGCCGTTGCTCTTGCGCGATCCGTGCCTCAACCAGTGCCGTTGTTGCCTTGCCCGAATCTTCGATCGAAATATTCTCGTGCCAGTAATCGCGGCGGTGAGGAATCGCTTGGCGCGCTTCCTTCTGGATCCACAGCACGATTTGTTCACGCAGGTAGTTCTTCAAATCCACGAGAGTTGACGAATCCTTGGCGGAAATCACCGCACGCACAGTGAGGGTGCCGCCGCTGGCATCGTTGACCTGGAATACGCCCAGGCGCCCATCCCACAGATCCGACCCTGCAAGGAGACGCTCCACTTCGAGCCGCATCGCACGCACGGGAACCGCCCAATCCACTTGCCACGTGACATCGCCGTACATTTCCGGAGCGCGCCTCGTCCAGTTCTGGAAGGGCTGGGAGGTGAGACGTTGCGAGGGGACGATAATGCGGCGCCCATCCCAGATTGCCAGCACCACATAGGTGAGCGTGATTTCCTCGACTGTGGTGTAGTTGCCGTCAAAATCGACGATATCTCCAACACGGATCGAATCAGAGAATGCGAGCTGAAGGCCGGCGAACACATTACTGAGGGTGCCTTGGGCCGCAATACCAACAACCACCGACATCACTCCTGCAGAGGCGAGCAACGAGGCGCCTGCCGCCCGAGCGCCCGGGAAGGTGAGTAGCACTGCTGCGAAACCAATCAACCAAATCGCGACGATAATCACCCTGTGAAGGATTTGGGTTTGGGTTTCGATCCTGGCGGCTTTCGAGCTCGAAAGCTCACTCACTCGCGCGTAGATCGATGTGACAATCCCCTTGGCCACCGATGCAACGAGATAGGTGACCGCGATGATCGTCAAAATCAAGAACATTTGGCTCGAATAGGCAAACCACCACGGCTCGACGTCTGGCGAAACATTGGACGCTGCGAAGTTGAAGCCCACCCACGCGCCAACCACGATCAGCAGCAGATCGATCGGACGGGCCACCGCGTGCACAACCGGCTTCAAGTGCTTCTGGCGCGCAAAAACCGCAGTGAGGATGCCGATCGTCACCAACCCGATGACCAGTCCAGCCAGGGCGCCAACACCCACTCCGATCACAAGTTGAACGACGTCGAAACTGGCTTCGACAACGTCGTGCGCTTTTTCTTCCAGCGACGACGGCGAAGGCGCAGGTGACGGCGACGGCGACTGGGCCACGAACCGCGCTAGAACTTCTTGAGCAAACTGTTGGGTGATCATGCCTCCAGCCTACCGAAGCGAGTATGACAGTTTTTGGAGTTCATTCGCATTTCATTCACCACACACCCGACAAAACGCTGCAAAACAGCCATTTTCAGGATGTGACACACGACACGCCATTTCAATTTTGCAAACCTTGCAGAGTTCAGGCTAAGCTTAAACCCGTTCCACCGAGGATTCGGAACAAGCGAACGGCCAACTCGGTTGGTGGTTCAAGCCCCTATCGTCTAGCGGCCTAGGACCCCGCCCTTTCACGGCGGTAGCACCGGTTCGAATCCGGTTGGGGGTACGGCTTCTCCAGAAGCTTGCGAAAGCAAAATCTGGCCCTGTAGCGCAGTTGGTTAGCGCGCCGCCCTGTCACGGCGGAGGTCGCGGGTTCAAGTCCCGTCAGGGTCGCAGAAGAATCGCCCGGTTTCCGGGCTATTTTTCTCACTGGCTCTGTAGCTCAGTTGGTAGAGCGTTCGACTGAAAATCGAAAGGTCACCGGATCGACGCCGGTCGGAGCCACAAATACCCCGCTTCGGCGGGGTTTTTTTGTCCCCGCTCCAGCGCCGCAACAACGGCTCGCCTCACATACCCGCGACCGGCATCGGTGCCCTGTCCTCTATAATGTCTGGCGGACGCATGCTACACACGGCCCGCTTGAAGGCTCGCGAGAGGAGCACCAATGAACGCCCCAGAACTCACACGCCTCCTTGAAGGAAACGCACGTTTCGCCGCCAACACCCCAGATCAACCGCCGGAAAATCTGCTTCCTCAGCTTGTGGCCGGCCAGCATCCGTTCGCAGCGGTGTTTGCGTGCGCAGATTCACGCGTGGCTCCTGAGATCATTTTCAACCAGCCCCTCGGGGCAATTTTCACTGTCCGCACAGCCGGGCACGTGATCGACGATGCAGTGATCGCCTCGCTCGAGTATGCGGTCGACACCCTGGGAGTTGGCCTGGTGGCGGTCGTCGCGCACGAGAACTGCGGCGCCGTAAAAGCGGCA contains the following coding sequences:
- a CDS encoding mechanosensitive ion channel domain-containing protein, which encodes MITQQFAQEVLARFVAQSPSPSPAPSPSSLEEKAHDVVEASFDVVQLVIGVGVGALAGLVIGLVTIGILTAVFARQKHLKPVVHAVARPIDLLLIVVGAWVGFNFAASNVSPDVEPWWFAYSSQMFLILTIIAVTYLVASVAKGIVTSIYARVSELSSSKAARIETQTQILHRVIIVAIWLIGFAAVLLTFPGARAAGASLLASAGVMSVVVGIAAQGTLSNVFAGLQLAFSDSIRVGDIVDFDGNYTTVEEITLTYVVLAIWDGRRIIVPSQRLTSQPFQNWTRRAPEMYGDVTWQVDWAVPVRAMRLEVERLLAGSDLWDGRLGVFQVNDASGGTLTVRAVISAKDSSTLVDLKNYLREQIVLWIQKEARQAIPHRRDYWHENISIEDSGKATTALVEARIAQEQRLKNAESVRPQPAVPHFSSTSELVQQDSESTRVLTATEMEAIAQKAEQAKSESETSGAEEHKAGSSSGKGVSRGKSIAKAAREFASSGKFKRTPIAERMDEPVAGESKETPLTSPVTTTANVKPGHEASLFSGSPENEQRAETYAGPGEEAYEERNRKVDEAKIAAKGNPAAIQSDDAAGDSAGQGADHD
- the msrB gene encoding peptide-methionine (R)-S-oxide reductase MsrB, producing MTEKNYPGARSEEEWKAKLTPLEYNILRTAGTEMPGTGALLNEHRSGMYLCKACGAELFTSETKFDSFCGWPSFFDPDEKDAVEYVEDTSLPGRPRTEVRCANCGSHLGHVFPDAPQTPTGLRYCMNSACLTFVAEDGSVSGSEG
- a CDS encoding carbonic anhydrase, whose translation is MNAPELTRLLEGNARFAANTPDQPPENLLPQLVAGQHPFAAVFACADSRVAPEIIFNQPLGAIFTVRTAGHVIDDAVIASLEYAVDTLGVGLVAVVAHENCGAVKAALAAPASGMLAQAIAPVVTDANRTGADVERAHARETARLLATRLNAPVRALRYSLSTGKTEVL
- a CDS encoding endonuclease/exonuclease/phosphatase family protein yields the protein MARFLDRRAKMRIGTFNLQYGTTSDGWRPSSKALVTLAGELAEENLDLLSLQEADRLHMRSNFADQAKILADELGMYHHFSRTTFGTGIAILSRKPITRVHDLELPKVQWALRTGQKGYVAGLRFKPEQPRRVTYIETADSGKPLIFGNTHLEASTITLRVQLAVALAGFARVARVKGSNGPAFEGGARVSDLGENLPAMILTGDLNTGPSIVNEISTHLLAKAAELVKDERPWWMGESLPQFKLLAEGLTFPASEPSEQLDYVLGVGVTAHDAHTRRFTISDHLGLFADVELD
- a CDS encoding RNA degradosome polyphosphate kinase, translating into MADNEPTLESNDETQFWRAGADPEQLEKQKKAMLGSSVTTETLAEASERLLEDQESDLPQGRFADRELSWLAFNERVLQQAEDHDLPLLERAWFLAIFASNLDEFYMVRVAGLKRRIAMGMATPSASGLSPRRVLEGINMRAKELMARHAKVFRKDIAPKLAENGIVIQHWDELEEASKDRMRKFYRRRIFPVLTPLAVDPAHPFPYISGLSLNLAVIVRNPKTGKEFFARVKVPALLPRFIAVDSDGRPYDPEDVPTDEHGRTYYVPLEEVIGAHLDTLFPGMEVLEFSTFRVTRNEDLEVEEDDAENLLKALEKELLRRRFGAAVRLEVAKDMSEHVLTLLMREMGIREEDVFHLPAPLDLTGLNSIHDLDRPGLKYRKFVAVTAAGLADRETSAAPDVFHAMNRQEVLLHHPYDSFSTSVQRFLEQAAADPKVLAIKQTLYRTSGDSPIVDALIKAANAGKQVLAVVEIKARFDEQANIDWARKLEQAGVHVVYGIVGLKTHAKLSLVVRQEPDGLRRYCHVGTGNYNPKTARGYEDFGLLTCDPDVGQDLTRLFNQLSGYAPKVKFHRLLVAPTGIRNGLVERIEREVHNKRDGKDAWILLKANSLVDETIIDALYRASREGVNVQIQVRGICALRAGIPGLSENIKVVSILGRFLEHSRVYAFCNDGDTDVLIGSADLMHRNLDRRIEALIKIVEPEQIDFLVDLVRTACADDTASWRLDGEGWHHVAYDSEGNRLKDIQEVLMRRARDRVKAK